Within the Candidatus Reidiella endopervernicosa genome, the region AGTCTTTACTAAAATGGGAGCGTTATTAGACCCTGATAATTCCCTATTTAACGGTTTTAAAGTAAAAATATCCTCTCTATGAAATTCCTTTGGTTTTCATTGGGAAATTTTATATATTAGAATCAAATTAAGTGGTTGGCATATAACGAAGATAGGCAGGAAGATAGGTGCCAGAGAGCAATTGTTTCTAATATTAGAGAGTTTTTTATCTCCGATCCGACCAGTTATTCAAAGTGCATCTTGTTTTCATTTAGTGCATAGGTCCAGGGTAGGCCGTTATTTTTCCATCCATTGACAGTGCGCTGTCCGTTGTCGGCAAGCACCTTGCTTTTGTCACTTTCAAAGCCATCAATGACCGAGTAGACGTTTGTGTAGCCCATCTTGTGCAGAAGATGGATTGCCTTCGCGCTACGTTTTCCAGAGCGGCAGATGACGACTATCATGTCATTTTAGTCAGTCCCTTATCTTTTAGTGAGTTTTCCAGTGCCAGCGAGAAGTTGCTGTTGGCCTCTTTTGAAAGTGCCCTCTGTCGTCATCCCAGCTGGAGAAGTCGTTTATCAGATAGGGAATGTTGACGTCGGCAATAACCGGAAAGCCTACAAATTCGACCTCTGCGCGTGTTCTGACATCGACGAAGAGTGAATTCGATCGATTTTTCTGAAGAAGTTTGTAGATATCTTTGGATTTGACGTAGAGACCGAGTGAGGTTGTTTTATTGGATGGTAGCTCTGTGCTGTTTATTTCGTCTGTACCGGTTCTGGTTTTATTGGTGGTCTCGCTCTGGCTGCCGTTTTCAAATTCTGCTTTCCAGTCTTCATAGATTGCTCCAGCCCTCGATGGTTATGCACTCGGTGTACTGGTCGGCGTTGAGTGTGTCGGGGCAGTGTGCGTAGGTAAGTGAGGGTAGTAGCAGGGTGGTGAGAATAAGTACGATTGTCTTCATGGGTGAATCCTCCTTGATTGCGATTGTTGTGTTCAACCTGGCATAGAGATATGCGAGGTGTTGTTCTGCAGTGACATCGTAGAAGAAGGTTGAGTGTCTGAGTATTAGACAAAAGTATGAATTTTAAGAATGGCTCTAATAATTTCTCTTTGTAAGGGAGTGCAGATATGATGTCATTGTAAAGCTTGTTTGTAGATGGCTGATAACAATAATAAATTGATCGAGAGGAGTCTTGGTAAAATAAAAATATGGATAACCCTGCTGGGCCGGTGCTGTTGACTGATGTCTGGGCGGGTTACGAAGAACATAACCCGGTGACAATCATTGTTACCCCTTCGCAGTGGGACGATGATGATTCACCCCCATCTCACGTGAATGAGTATTTGTATGCCGATGATCTCGGTAGGGAAAATATCGACCATACCAGTGAAATCCAGAGAGCGATGCCCGGCATGTCACTGATGCAGGGAGGCGGTTTCGGTAATGTTGTGATTCGGGGCGTTGGCAGCACTCTCTCATCCGCATCCGAGTCGGGTGTTGGTAATTATGTCGATGGTATCTATCTCAATGGCGGCATGTGGTCACCACGCAGTCTCTATGATGTCAAGAGTATCGGACTGCAGAAGGGCCCTAGCAGCGTGGCGCAGGGCTACGGAACCATCGGTGGTGCCCTGTCGATTGTGAGTCGTGACCCCGATCCCTACATTAATGGCTTTGTCGATCTGCTTCTTGGCGACTATGGCCAGAGGCGAGTTAGTGGGGCTTATAACCAACCGCTGGGTGGTGACTGGTCGGTTCGTGTTGCTGGTACGGCTATCCAACGGGACGGTTATACGAAGAACCTCTATCTTGGTAACGAGGTTGATAATCAGGAGAGCTATGCGTGGCGAGGTAAGTTGCGATTCTGGCCGGAAGATGGCTGGGACCTGATGCTGAGCATGGAGACGGAACGTGTCGATGATGCACACGGTTGCGGTAAGCAGCCCGATACCGATTCAGGTGTCAATGGCGGCATTCTGCTCGGAGGCAC harbors:
- a CDS encoding rhodanese-like domain-containing protein, coding for MIVVICRSGKRSAKAIHLLHKMGYTNVYSVIDGFESDKSKVLADNGQRTVNGWKNNGLPWTYALNENKMHFE